The Mycolicibacterium boenickei genome has a segment encoding these proteins:
- a CDS encoding P1 family peptidase, translating into MSLTGSITDVGGILVGHHHRIDPDVTLGSGWASGSTVVLTPPGTVGAVDGRGGAPGTRETDLLDPINTVRHVDAVVLTGGSAYGLAAADGVMTWLEEQGRGVAMDGGVVPIVPAAVIFDLPVGGWANRPTAEFGYAAAAAASTEFALGTVGGGVGARAGVLKGGVGTASVTLDCGVTVGALVVLNAAGDVADPATGLPWMASLIEEFGLVAPPADQLAAYADRHREIGPLNTTIAVIATDADLSPAGCRRVAVAAHDGLARTISPCHTPLDGDTVFALATGAVTVEPDEKTPAAMSPETALVTRVGAAAADVLARAVLVGLLAAEPVAGIPTYRDMLPGAFAVKEV; encoded by the coding sequence GCTGGGCTCGGGGTGGGCATCCGGATCCACCGTGGTGCTGACCCCGCCGGGGACCGTCGGCGCCGTCGACGGTCGCGGCGGAGCCCCCGGCACCCGCGAGACCGACCTGCTCGACCCGATCAATACCGTGCGCCATGTCGACGCCGTCGTGCTCACCGGTGGCAGTGCCTACGGGCTCGCCGCCGCCGACGGGGTGATGACCTGGCTGGAGGAGCAGGGCCGCGGGGTGGCGATGGATGGCGGCGTGGTCCCGATCGTGCCTGCCGCGGTGATCTTCGATCTGCCGGTCGGCGGCTGGGCCAACCGGCCGACGGCGGAGTTCGGCTACGCGGCTGCCGCTGCTGCCTCCACGGAGTTCGCGTTGGGCACCGTCGGCGGCGGCGTCGGTGCGCGGGCCGGCGTCCTCAAGGGCGGTGTCGGCACCGCGTCGGTGACCCTGGACTGCGGCGTGACCGTGGGGGCCCTGGTCGTCCTCAACGCCGCCGGTGATGTCGCGGACCCGGCCACCGGCCTGCCCTGGATGGCGTCGCTGATCGAGGAATTCGGGCTCGTCGCCCCGCCCGCCGATCAACTCGCCGCATATGCCGATCGGCATCGTGAGATCGGCCCGCTGAACACCACCATCGCGGTGATCGCTACCGACGCCGATCTGAGCCCGGCCGGGTGCCGCCGGGTGGCCGTCGCTGCGCACGACGGACTGGCCAGGACCATCTCGCCGTGTCACACCCCGCTGGATGGCGATACGGTGTTTGCGCTGGCGACCGGCGCGGTGACCGTCGAACCGGACGAAAAGACCCCGGCGGCGATGTCGCCGGAGACCGCACTGGTCACCCGGGTCGGGGCGGCCGCGGCGGACGTCCTGGCCCGCGCCGTGCTGGTCGGGCTGCTCGCCGCCGAGCCGGTGGCAGGAATACCGACCTACCGGGACATGTTGCCGGGAGCATTCGCAGTGAAGGAAGTTTGA
- a CDS encoding Mov34/MPN/PAD-1 family protein, with amino-acid sequence MLVIRRDLVEAMVAHARADHPDEACGVIAGPEGSDRPDRFIAMVNAERSPTFYRFDSGEQLKVWRAMDDADEVPVVIYHSHTATEAYPSRTDISYASEPDAHYVLVSTRDPQEHELRSYRIVDGVVTEEPVTIVEQYT; translated from the coding sequence GTGCTGGTGATCCGCCGGGATCTCGTCGAGGCCATGGTGGCGCATGCCCGCGCCGACCATCCTGACGAGGCGTGCGGGGTGATCGCCGGACCGGAGGGCTCTGACCGGCCGGACCGGTTCATCGCGATGGTCAACGCCGAACGTTCCCCGACCTTCTACCGGTTCGACTCCGGCGAGCAGCTCAAGGTGTGGCGCGCGATGGATGACGCCGACGAGGTGCCCGTCGTCATCTACCACTCACACACCGCGACCGAGGCCTACCCGAGCCGCACCGACATCTCTTATGCCTCCGAGCCGGACGCCCACTATGTGCTCGTCTCCACGCGGGACCCGCAAGAGCACGAGTTGCGCAGCTACCGCATCGTCGACGGCGTCGTCACCGAGGAACCCGTCACTATCGTTGAGCAGTACACATAG
- a CDS encoding MoaD/ThiS family protein: MPVTVSIPTILRPHTDGQKRVSASGATLQAVIADLEANYSGISDRLVDNGKLHRFVNIYVNDEDVRFSGGLDTAIADGDSVTILPAVAGGA, translated from the coding sequence ATGCCTGTAACCGTTTCGATCCCCACCATCCTGCGTCCGCACACCGACGGGCAGAAGCGCGTCAGCGCCTCCGGCGCCACCTTGCAGGCGGTGATCGCCGACCTCGAGGCCAACTACTCCGGCATCTCCGACCGGCTCGTCGACAACGGCAAGTTGCACCGCTTCGTCAACATCTACGTCAACGACGAGGATGTGCGGTTCTCCGGCGGGCTGGACACCGCCATCGCCGACGGCGACTCGGTCACGATCCTGCCCGCCGTCGCGGGTGGGGCCTAA
- a CDS encoding cysteine synthase, translating to MTRYDSLLQALGNTPLVGLQHLSPRWEDNSDGPHVRLWAKLEDRNPTGSIKDRPALRMIEQAERDGLLSPGATILEPTSGNTGISLAMAAMLKGYNMICVMPENTSIERRQILELYGARIIFSAAEGGSNTAVATAKELAAQNPSWVMLYQYGNQANSDAHYYGTGPELLADLPEITHFVAGLGTTGTLMGTGRFLRENVPGVQIVAAEPRYGEGVYALRNIDEGFIPELYDPEVLTTRFSVGSYDAVKRTRDLVTREGIFAGISTGAVLHAALGMGAKAIKAGERADIAFVVADAGWKYLSTGAYAGSLDDAEDALEGQLWA from the coding sequence ATGACCAGATACGACTCGCTGCTGCAGGCCCTCGGCAACACCCCGTTGGTCGGGCTGCAGCACCTGTCGCCGCGGTGGGAGGACAATTCCGACGGGCCGCATGTGCGGTTGTGGGCCAAGCTCGAGGACCGCAACCCGACCGGCTCGATCAAAGACCGGCCCGCGCTGCGCATGATCGAGCAGGCCGAACGTGACGGGCTGCTCAGCCCGGGCGCCACGATCCTGGAGCCCACCAGTGGTAATACAGGCATCTCGCTGGCCATGGCCGCGATGCTCAAGGGCTACAACATGATCTGCGTGATGCCCGAGAACACCTCCATCGAGCGACGCCAGATCCTCGAACTGTACGGCGCGAGGATCATCTTCAGCGCCGCCGAGGGCGGTTCCAATACCGCGGTGGCGACCGCGAAAGAGCTTGCGGCCCAGAATCCTTCGTGGGTGATGCTCTACCAGTACGGCAACCAGGCCAATTCCGACGCGCACTACTACGGCACCGGGCCCGAGCTGCTGGCCGACCTGCCCGAGATCACACACTTCGTCGCGGGGCTCGGTACCACCGGCACCCTGATGGGCACCGGCCGCTTCCTGCGCGAGAACGTGCCGGGCGTGCAGATCGTGGCCGCCGAACCGCGCTACGGCGAGGGTGTTTACGCGCTGCGCAACATCGATGAGGGGTTCATCCCCGAGCTGTATGACCCCGAGGTGCTGACCACCCGGTTCTCGGTGGGCTCCTACGACGCGGTCAAACGCACCCGCGATCTGGTGACCCGCGAAGGCATCTTCGCCGGCATCTCCACCGGCGCGGTGCTGCACGCGGCGCTCGGTATGGGCGCCAAGGCGATCAAGGCCGGCGAGCGCGCCGACATCGCGTTCGTCGTCGCCGACGCCGGTTGGAAGTATCTGTCGACCGGTGCCTACGCCGGTAGCCTTGATGACGCAGAGGATGCGTTGGAAGGGCAGCTATGGGCTTGA
- a CDS encoding rhomboid family intramembrane serine protease, with translation MTTPGLPASSAPKKRPAWIVGGVTIVSFVALLYVIEFIDTAMGHRLDQDGIRPLQTDGLWGILWAPLLHGGWPHLIANTVPALVLGFLMTLAGMGRFVAATAIIWILGGFGTWLIGNIGLHCPYVTVQCTSTHIGASGLIFGWLAFLIVLGFFTRKVWEIVVGVVVLFFYGGVLFGVLPGNPGVSWQGHLSGALAGVVAAYLLSGPERKSREARKNSAQPRLSA, from the coding sequence ATGACCACCCCGGGTCTACCCGCGTCCAGCGCACCGAAGAAGCGGCCGGCATGGATCGTCGGCGGCGTCACGATCGTCAGCTTCGTCGCGCTGCTGTACGTGATCGAGTTCATCGACACCGCCATGGGCCACCGGCTCGACCAGGACGGCATCCGGCCCCTGCAGACGGATGGCCTCTGGGGCATCCTGTGGGCGCCGCTGCTGCACGGCGGCTGGCCGCACCTGATCGCCAACACCGTGCCCGCACTGGTGCTCGGCTTCCTGATGACGCTGGCCGGGATGGGGCGGTTTGTCGCCGCGACGGCCATCATCTGGATTCTCGGCGGCTTCGGCACCTGGCTGATAGGCAACATCGGTCTGCACTGTCCGTACGTGACGGTGCAGTGCACGAGCACGCACATCGGCGCCTCCGGGTTGATCTTCGGCTGGCTGGCATTTCTGATCGTGCTCGGCTTCTTCACCCGCAAGGTGTGGGAGATCGTGGTCGGCGTCGTCGTGCTGTTCTTCTACGGCGGTGTGCTGTTCGGGGTGCTGCCGGGCAACCCGGGTGTGTCCTGGCAGGGCCACTTGAGCGGGGCCCTTGCCGGTGTGGTGGCGGCATACCTCCTGTCCGGACCGGAACGGAAGTCGCGCGAAGCGAGGAAGAATTCCGCCCAGCCACGTCTGAGCGCATGA
- the murI gene encoding glutamate racemase, whose protein sequence is MNDQLAPVGIFDSGVGGLTVARAIIDQLPDEDIIYVGDTGNGPYGPLTIPEIRAHSLAIGDDLVARGVKALVIACNTASSACLRDARERYSPVPVVEVILPAVRRAVAATRNGRIGVIGTAATIASGAYQDAFAAARDTEVFGVACPRFVDFVERGVTSGRQVLGLAEGYLEPLQRAEVDTLVLGCTHYPMLSGLIQLAMGDNVTLVSSAEETAKDLLRVLTELDLLKPHDSGPAQRVFEATGDPEAFTALAARFLGPGLDGARQVRRHAGVTK, encoded by the coding sequence ATGAACGACCAACTGGCACCCGTCGGCATCTTCGACTCCGGCGTCGGCGGACTGACGGTGGCCCGCGCGATCATCGACCAACTGCCCGACGAGGACATCATCTACGTCGGCGACACCGGCAACGGTCCGTATGGGCCGCTGACCATCCCCGAGATCCGGGCACACTCTCTGGCCATCGGCGACGACCTGGTGGCCCGCGGCGTCAAGGCTCTCGTGATCGCGTGCAACACCGCGTCGTCGGCCTGCCTGCGTGACGCGCGCGAGCGCTACTCCCCGGTGCCGGTGGTCGAGGTGATCCTGCCCGCGGTGCGGCGCGCGGTGGCCGCTACCCGCAATGGGCGCATCGGCGTCATCGGCACTGCCGCCACGATCGCCTCGGGCGCCTATCAGGATGCGTTCGCGGCCGCACGGGACACCGAGGTGTTCGGGGTCGCCTGCCCGCGCTTCGTCGACTTCGTCGAGCGAGGGGTCACCAGCGGCCGTCAGGTGCTCGGTCTGGCCGAGGGCTATCTGGAGCCTCTGCAGCGCGCCGAGGTCGACACCCTGGTGTTGGGCTGCACGCACTATCCGATGCTGTCGGGGCTCATCCAGTTGGCGATGGGCGACAACGTCACGCTGGTGTCGTCGGCGGAGGAGACGGCCAAGGACCTGCTCAGGGTGCTGACCGAACTGGATTTGCTGAAGCCGCACGACTCGGGTCCGGCGCAGCGGGTGTTCGAGGCGACCGGAGATCCTGAGGCGTTCACCGCACTCGCCGCGCGTTTCCTGGGGCCGGGCCTGGACGGGGCGCGGCAGGTCCGGCGTCACGCGGGCGTCACAAAATGA
- a CDS encoding cyclic nucleotide-degrading phosphodiesterase produces the protein MRLTILGCSGSVVGPDSAASGYLVTAPDTIPMVVDFGGGVLGALQRYADPNSVNVLLSHLHADHCLDLPGLFVWRRYHPIPATERGLMYGPANTWARLGAASSPEGGEIDDFTDIFEVRHWEDGAPVQMGTLNITPRLVCHPTESYGMRFTDPSGATLVYSGDTGYCDALVELARGADVFLCEASWTHDPSRPPHLHLSGTEAGRAAAEAGVGELLLTHIPPWTSREDVISEAKAEFDGPVHAVVCGETFDVTRG, from the coding sequence GTGCGATTGACCATCCTGGGATGCTCCGGCAGCGTTGTCGGCCCGGATTCGGCAGCCTCCGGCTATCTCGTCACCGCACCAGACACGATTCCGATGGTCGTCGACTTCGGCGGTGGCGTCCTTGGTGCGTTGCAGCGCTATGCCGATCCGAATTCGGTCAACGTGTTGCTGTCGCATCTGCATGCCGATCACTGCCTGGATCTGCCCGGGTTGTTCGTCTGGCGGCGGTACCACCCGATTCCGGCCACCGAGCGCGGCCTGATGTACGGGCCGGCCAACACGTGGGCCCGGCTGGGTGCGGCGTCCTCGCCGGAGGGCGGAGAGATCGACGACTTCACCGACATCTTCGAGGTGCGGCACTGGGAGGACGGCGCACCGGTCCAGATGGGCACGCTCAACATCACGCCGCGGCTGGTGTGCCACCCCACCGAGTCCTACGGCATGCGGTTCACCGATCCGTCCGGGGCGACCCTCGTCTACAGCGGGGATACCGGTTACTGCGACGCACTGGTCGAGCTCGCCCGCGGGGCTGACGTCTTCCTGTGCGAGGCGTCGTGGACACACGATCCGTCCCGGCCGCCTCATCTGCACCTGTCGGGCACCGAGGCCGGGCGCGCGGCGGCCGAAGCCGGCGTCGGTGAGCTGCTGCTGACACACATTCCGCCGTGGACCTCACGCGAGGATGTGATCAGCGAAGCCAAGGCCGAGTTCGACGGCCCGGTGCACGCCGTGGTGTGCGGCGAGACCTTCGACGTCACCCGGGGCTGA
- the rph gene encoding ribonuclease PH, whose amino-acid sequence MSKREDGRLDDELRPVTITRGFTSHPAGSVLVEFGQTRVMCTASVTEGVPRWRKGSGQGWLTAEYAMLPAATHDRSDRESVKGRVGGRTQEISRLVGRSLRACIDLGALGENTIAIDCDVLQADGGTRTAAITGAYVALSDAVTYLAAAGRLSDPRPLSCAIAAVSVGVVDGRVRVDLPYVEDSRAEVDMNVVATDTGTLVEIQGTGEGATFPRSTLDKMLDAALGACEQLFVIQREALELPYPGVLPEGPAPKKAFGS is encoded by the coding sequence GTGTCCAAGCGAGAAGACGGTCGTCTCGACGACGAACTGCGCCCGGTAACCATCACCCGCGGTTTCACATCGCATCCCGCAGGCTCGGTACTGGTGGAGTTCGGCCAGACCCGCGTCATGTGCACCGCCTCGGTCACCGAGGGTGTGCCGCGCTGGCGCAAGGGTTCCGGTCAAGGCTGGCTGACGGCCGAGTACGCCATGCTGCCCGCCGCCACGCATGACCGCTCGGACCGCGAATCGGTCAAGGGCCGCGTTGGCGGCCGCACCCAGGAGATCAGCCGGCTGGTCGGACGCTCGCTGCGCGCGTGCATCGACCTCGGCGCGTTGGGGGAGAACACCATCGCGATCGACTGCGACGTGCTGCAGGCCGACGGCGGTACCCGCACCGCGGCCATCACCGGCGCCTATGTGGCGCTGTCCGACGCGGTGACGTATCTGGCTGCGGCCGGGCGGCTTTCGGATCCGCGGCCGCTGTCGTGCGCGATCGCCGCCGTTTCGGTGGGCGTGGTCGACGGACGTGTCCGGGTCGACCTGCCCTACGTCGAGGATTCCCGCGCCGAGGTGGACATGAACGTCGTCGCCACGGACACCGGCACCCTGGTGGAAATTCAGGGCACCGGCGAGGGCGCCACCTTCCCGAGGTCCACGCTGGACAAGATGCTCGACGCCGCGCTCGGCGCGTGCGAGCAGCTGTTCGTCATCCAGCGTGAGGCACTGGAACTGCCGTACCCGGGCGTGCTGCCCGAGGGTCCTGCCCCCAAGAAAGCGTTCGGTAGCTGA
- a CDS encoding non-canonical purine NTP pyrophosphatase: MPSLLVASRNAKKLAELRRVLDAAGITGLDLVSLADVAPYDEAPETGATFEDNALAKATDGFRATGLACVADDSGISVDALNGMPGVLSARWSGKHGDDAANTALLLGQLADVPYARRGAAFVSACALVSASGSTVVRGEWPGTVTHEPRGAGGFGYDPVFLPDGSTLTAAELSPAEKDAASHRGRALALLVPALRELAGS; this comes from the coding sequence GTGCCCTCGCTTCTGGTAGCCAGCCGTAACGCCAAGAAGCTGGCCGAGCTGCGGCGGGTGCTGGATGCCGCCGGGATCACCGGACTTGACCTGGTGTCCCTGGCCGACGTGGCCCCATATGACGAGGCACCTGAAACCGGTGCGACGTTCGAGGACAACGCGTTGGCCAAGGCGACGGACGGCTTTCGTGCCACCGGATTGGCTTGCGTGGCAGACGATTCCGGAATCTCTGTGGATGCCCTGAACGGCATGCCCGGAGTGCTGTCCGCGAGGTGGTCCGGTAAGCACGGGGACGACGCCGCGAACACGGCTCTGCTCCTGGGGCAGCTGGCCGATGTGCCGTATGCGCGTCGCGGTGCGGCGTTCGTGTCCGCGTGTGCGCTGGTGTCTGCATCGGGTTCGACGGTGGTGCGCGGCGAGTGGCCCGGCACCGTCACCCACGAACCCCGCGGCGCCGGCGGGTTCGGGTATGACCCGGTGTTCCTACCTGACGGATCTACTTTGACGGCCGCCGAGCTGTCACCCGCCGAGAAGGACGCGGCATCGCACCGTGGCCGGGCGCTGGCGCTGCTGGTGCCGGCGCTCAGGGAGTTGGCCGGGTCCTAG
- a CDS encoding multidrug effflux MFS transporter has protein sequence MSTRTTTTDTTSHTPALPLSWLGVLALLTAVAPLSIDMYLPAFPAMAAEFGTSASAVQFTLTSFMVGLASGQLILGPLSDRFGRRPLMLAGTFVCILAGVACALAPNIAALTAFRFVQGFSGAAGVVLSRAVVADRAHGAVAARAFSLMMIINGAAPVLAPLIGGSLMGVIGWRGVFWILAGLAVAMFLGVVAVLTETHPKDRRHTGGVTAMLRDARSVLTNRDYIGYTLAFAFGFTVMFAYISASPFVLQNVLGLSPLHYSFAFAANAAGIVIMNAVNARIVGRFGQRRLLHLGVGLLVLFSVLLLVDALLGPVLWASLLLLWGAVASLGLVAANATALALDQVRHAAGTGSAVLGALQFGLAALVSPIVGLGGDHTALPMAVAMVVSAGIGAAALLLTRRSQDRATD, from the coding sequence ATGAGCACTCGAACCACAACTACCGATACAACGTCCCACACACCTGCGCTACCGCTGAGCTGGCTTGGCGTGCTCGCCCTGCTGACCGCCGTGGCGCCGCTGTCGATCGACATGTACCTGCCCGCCTTCCCGGCGATGGCCGCCGAGTTCGGCACATCGGCCTCGGCGGTCCAGTTCACCCTGACCTCGTTCATGGTGGGCCTGGCCAGTGGGCAGCTGATCCTCGGTCCGCTCTCGGACCGATTCGGAAGGCGTCCCCTGATGCTCGCGGGCACCTTCGTCTGCATCCTGGCCGGTGTGGCCTGCGCGCTCGCTCCGAACATCGCAGCGCTGACGGCATTCCGCTTCGTGCAGGGATTCAGCGGTGCCGCCGGCGTCGTGCTCAGCCGTGCCGTCGTAGCCGACCGAGCGCACGGTGCGGTGGCCGCACGAGCATTCAGCCTGATGATGATCATCAACGGCGCCGCGCCGGTGCTGGCACCGCTCATCGGAGGATCGCTGATGGGCGTGATCGGCTGGCGCGGCGTCTTCTGGATTCTCGCCGGGCTCGCCGTGGCGATGTTCCTCGGCGTCGTCGCCGTACTCACCGAGACCCACCCCAAGGACCGTCGTCACACCGGCGGGGTGACCGCGATGCTCCGCGATGCGCGGTCTGTGCTGACCAATCGCGACTACATCGGCTACACGCTGGCATTCGCGTTCGGCTTCACCGTGATGTTCGCCTACATCTCGGCCTCACCATTCGTGCTTCAGAACGTGCTCGGCCTGTCCCCGCTGCACTATTCGTTCGCCTTCGCCGCGAACGCCGCGGGCATCGTGATCATGAATGCCGTCAACGCCAGAATCGTCGGGCGATTCGGCCAGCGCCGGTTGCTGCACCTCGGCGTCGGCCTGCTCGTCCTCTTCTCAGTGCTGCTGTTGGTGGACGCGCTGCTCGGTCCGGTGCTGTGGGCGTCGCTGCTGCTGCTCTGGGGCGCGGTCGCGAGCCTCGGCCTGGTAGCCGCCAATGCGACCGCACTGGCACTCGATCAGGTCCGCCATGCGGCCGGCACCGGTTCTGCGGTACTGGGCGCATTGCAGTTCGGCCTCGCGGCGCTGGTGTCACCGATCGTCGGGCTCGGCGGGGACCACACCGCACTGCCCATGGCGGTGGCCATGGTGGTCAGTGCCGGCATCGGCGCGGCAGCGCTGCTGCTGACCCGCCGCTCGCAGGACCGGGCAACTGACTAG
- a CDS encoding MarR family winged helix-turn-helix transcriptional regulator has translation MTAARVPTAMRDVRDTAAAVRMLVWSLRRFGEKQVGLEPLPHSEFEVIRTVGDHPGISVSEAAHLLSLQPSNVSTTVRKLVERGLIDRAPDEHDRRCIRLHLTARAAEHKKMIDAAWTAGVREQFAQMTDEEVATLVKAGPLLKRLASMA, from the coding sequence ATGACGGCCGCACGAGTACCCACGGCGATGCGTGATGTGCGTGACACCGCGGCCGCCGTGCGGATGCTGGTCTGGTCGCTACGACGGTTCGGGGAGAAGCAGGTCGGCCTGGAGCCGTTGCCACACTCGGAGTTCGAGGTCATCCGCACGGTGGGCGACCACCCGGGGATCAGTGTGTCCGAGGCCGCCCATCTGCTGTCGCTGCAGCCCAGCAACGTCAGCACCACCGTGCGGAAACTGGTTGAGCGCGGTTTGATCGACCGCGCGCCCGACGAGCACGACCGCCGCTGCATCCGGCTGCACCTGACGGCCAGGGCCGCCGAGCACAAGAAGATGATCGACGCGGCCTGGACCGCGGGCGTCCGCGAGCAGTTCGCTCAGATGACCGACGAGGAGGTGGCGACCCTGGTCAAAGCCGGGCCGTTGCTCAAGCGGCTGGCTTCGATGGCATAG
- a CDS encoding DUF3817 domain-containing protein: protein MTEPQAVVTPKETLRKALLGYRVLAWTTGIWLIALCYEMVLKYIVQVDNPPSWIGIVHGWVYFIYLLFTANLAVKVRWPIGKTIGVLLAGTIPLLGIIVEHFNTLDLKKRFEL, encoded by the coding sequence ATGACCGAACCGCAGGCCGTCGTCACCCCCAAGGAGACCCTCCGCAAGGCGTTGCTGGGCTACCGCGTGCTGGCTTGGACGACGGGCATCTGGCTCATCGCGCTGTGCTACGAGATGGTGCTCAAGTACATCGTTCAGGTGGACAACCCGCCCAGCTGGATCGGCATCGTGCACGGCTGGGTGTACTTCATCTACCTGCTGTTCACGGCCAACCTCGCGGTCAAGGTCCGCTGGCCCATCGGCAAGACCATCGGGGTTCTGCTCGCGGGCACGATTCCACTGCTGGGCATCATCGTCGAGCACTTCAACACTCTGGATCTCAAGAAGCGCTTCGAGCTCTAG
- a CDS encoding DUF6882 domain-containing protein — protein MFEDMLLDAAIVQAEVQAYLVDLIGDGTPYDGAWNFDSDAGLFSLASTHGAEPFVAQAQLIGAAGPEAGIWEWAWANPELPLATVYGGTVLRDFGELNGIAELRDAEVPLGDMAPREFAWQMAAIASLNLGLKPCYTFELDGGTVGVIVLTDERLKLPAPSAPRLLRCVGEALQAMPVASRSVYLWAAIRQVPIEEIPGGLRLALSDGHAELLFDEHDRLINMSGQVLPSV, from the coding sequence GTGTTCGAAGACATGCTGCTCGACGCTGCGATCGTGCAAGCCGAGGTCCAGGCCTATCTCGTAGACCTCATCGGCGACGGCACGCCGTATGACGGTGCCTGGAACTTCGACAGCGATGCCGGCTTGTTCTCCCTTGCCTCGACGCATGGTGCGGAGCCGTTCGTGGCGCAGGCGCAACTGATCGGCGCCGCCGGCCCGGAAGCCGGTATATGGGAGTGGGCATGGGCGAACCCCGAACTTCCGCTCGCGACTGTCTACGGCGGCACGGTTCTCCGCGATTTCGGCGAGTTGAACGGTATCGCCGAACTGCGTGATGCCGAGGTGCCGCTCGGCGACATGGCGCCGCGGGAGTTCGCGTGGCAGATGGCCGCGATAGCCTCGCTGAATCTCGGATTGAAGCCTTGCTACACCTTTGAACTCGACGGTGGGACAGTGGGCGTGATCGTGCTGACCGACGAGCGGCTGAAGTTGCCCGCGCCGAGTGCACCGCGACTGCTGCGCTGTGTTGGTGAGGCACTGCAGGCGATGCCCGTCGCTTCCCGCAGCGTCTATCTGTGGGCGGCGATCCGACAAGTACCGATCGAGGAAATACCGGGCGGTCTACGGCTCGCGCTGTCGGACGGTCATGCCGAACTGCTTTTCGACGAACACGACCGCCTGATCAACATGTCGGGGCAGGTGCTTCCGTCCGTCTAG
- a CDS encoding LAGLIDADG family homing endonuclease yields the protein MAPAVERGDVRSTNEFNRVHALIAAGLNDCAIARETGIPRPTVRDWRVRPPSKLRQPQASSQCGVDHDFGALPARAYAYLLGLYLGDGCISRDRRVWRLRITLDSKYPGIIDCCRAAIDTLMPGQHASVERQPTSCVQVSLYSKHWPCLFPQHGPGRKHHRRIALEPWQEVLVKKAPEDFVRGLIHSDGCRVVANDRGVKSIRYHFTNHSEDILGLFTGALDRLGIPWTRSTKYVVSIYRKAATARLDEFIGPKV from the coding sequence ATGGCACCGGCGGTCGAGAGAGGCGATGTGCGGTCAACGAACGAGTTCAATCGAGTCCACGCCTTGATTGCGGCGGGGCTGAACGACTGCGCCATTGCACGGGAAACCGGCATCCCGCGTCCGACAGTACGGGATTGGCGAGTACGACCACCATCGAAGTTAAGGCAACCGCAGGCTTCGTCTCAATGCGGCGTCGACCATGACTTCGGTGCGTTGCCTGCGCGCGCATATGCCTACCTGCTCGGCCTGTACCTGGGCGACGGTTGTATTTCACGTGACCGACGTGTTTGGCGCCTACGGATCACGCTCGATAGCAAGTACCCCGGAATTATTGACTGCTGCCGCGCGGCCATCGACACCCTGATGCCCGGGCAGCATGCGTCGGTAGAGCGACAGCCGACTTCATGCGTCCAGGTTTCGCTCTACTCCAAACACTGGCCGTGCCTGTTCCCCCAACACGGGCCCGGCCGAAAACACCATCGCCGCATCGCGCTCGAGCCTTGGCAAGAGGTCCTCGTCAAGAAAGCACCTGAAGACTTCGTGCGCGGTCTGATCCACAGTGACGGTTGCCGAGTCGTCGCGAATGACCGCGGTGTCAAGAGCATCCGCTACCACTTCACGAATCACTCCGAGGACATCCTCGGCCTCTTCACCGGCGCACTGGACCGGCTCGGCATCCCGTGGACGCGTTCCACCAAATACGTCGTCTCGATCTACCGCAAAGCCGCCACCGCTCGCCTCGACGAATTCATCGGCCCCAAGGTCTGA